A genomic stretch from Telopea speciosissima isolate NSW1024214 ecotype Mountain lineage chromosome 7, Tspe_v1, whole genome shotgun sequence includes:
- the LOC122667442 gene encoding uncharacterized protein LOC122667442 isoform X1 — MGRGGKLIPRRSGKRRSRSKEEGSDDSDEDYILGQDEGKDTSESSDYVSSFAEEDSEEAFDFETVSGGSQEDEEEKMVLGLKSRSVLRDQRKPSFKRSQKRTRISDDDEVDYGYDDEEFLPDGIDLVDGRGRRAVRLNPDKSSSDCIKRSRKRTRASVDYDDNEDDENDDDDDEEFTLDGIDIVDDDEDFQVREKINSRKRVVRKRVSLKGQKRKRKSKAANKPLRKKGRRTKRKSSVSWRQVNNSDDDFIANNRTVKEKTKKKSRRRKKRSAVSYSDSDVVSSGSSDYEYTISEEEREVLREASIFCGNLTICLRSSSLSEQFHVDETSNHQQKKIIPGRKGKVKVEELRIDVGKQVCGICLSEEGKGTIRGTLNCCNHYFCFACILEWSKVESRCPLCKQRFSTISKPANSILGIDLRSVIVRVAKRDQVYRPTEEEIRGYFDPYENVVCMECQQAGDDNLMLLCDICDSPAHTYCVGLGREVPEGNWYCEGCRAADPGSSNSLVQDPVFNQMTVTSNLSAGLSTGEVHVESSNETCQNSVSVQGPSVSPGIGVVPSPRHALGGDFQATSPVTGAGASTLWGRRRIRHRIHSLLSSNRMNEGAEMASRNDGALRSVFGNSELELGGETDQTTHQNALISESARSRFAVGGCMEEDSNRCPVQEEDAFDASFRHLSRHINEGPNTATLSGSAGGTLCAEDAEISAASGLWQLHQCTDASISHNTYRDEAHFHMAKAAEEQKGAKQQLQPIVRHHLKRLSQHTQIDRGTFKDIARHSTHTILAACGLDHDRSMAILVQPPSICPHVERQSEPINQMENCCSSCFNSFVGDVVRRVLNSRLQSLAFNR; from the exons ATGGGAAGGGGAGGAAAATTAATTCCAAGGCGCAGTGGAAAGAGAAGGTCTCGTTCTAAAGAAGAGGGTTCGGATGATTCTGATGAGGATTACATCTTGGGACAAGATGAAGGAAAAGATACATCTGAGAGCTCCGACTATGTTTCCTCCTTTGCTGAAGAAGATTCGGAAGAAGCTTTTGATTTTGAGACGGTGAGTGGCGGCAGtcaagaagatgaggaagagaaaATGGTTCTTGGATTGAAATCCCGATCGGTTCTTCGAGATCAGAGGAAACCGAGTTTTAAACGTTCACAGAAAAGAACAAGAATTTCTGACGATGATGAAGTTGACTACGGATACGATGACGAGGAATTCTTGCCTGATGGGATCGATCTTGTAGATGGAAGGGGGAGGAGGGCTGTTAGATTGAATCCAGACAAGAGTTCTTCGGATTGTATTAAACGTTCGAGGAAGAGAACCAGGGCATCCGTCGATTACGATGATAACGAAGATGACGAGAACGATGACGACGACGATGAGGAGTTCACTCTGGACGGGATTGatattgttgatgatgatgaggatttTCAGGTCAGGGAAAAGATTAACTCCAGAAAACGTGTTGTACGGAAAAGGGTGTCTCTGAAAGGCcagaagaggaaaaggaaatcTAAGGCTGCAAATAAGCCATTGAGAAAGAAGGGGAGGAGAACCAAGAGGAAGTCGTCAGTTTCGTGGAGGCAAGTTAATAACTCTGATGATGACTTTATAGCTAACAATAGGACGGTAAAGgaaaagactaagaagaaaTCAAGGAGACGAAAGAAGAGATCGGCCGTTTCGTATTCAGATTCGGACGTTGTATCTTCTGGATCTTCGGATTATGAGTACACCATCTCTGAGGAAGAGAGGGAGGTATTGAGAGAAGCCAGCATATTTTGTGGGAATTTGACAATTTGCTTGAGGAGTTCGTCTTTGTCGGAGCAATTTCATGTTGATGAAACTTCAAACCATcagcaaaagaaaataattccTGGACGAAAGGGGAAAGTGAAGGTAGAAGAATTACGGATTGATGTAGGGAAGCAAGTCTGCGGGATCTGCTTGTCTGAAGAAGGAAAGGGGACAATCCGGGGAACATTAAACTGTTGCAATCATTACTTTTGTTTCGCTTGCATATTAGAGTGGTCAAAGGTGGAATCTCGTTGCCCACTGTGTAAACAGAGATTTTCCACCATTAGTAAACCTGCAAATTCCATCTTGGGAATTGATCTAAGGAGTGTGATCGTACGGGTCGCGAAACGGGATCAG GTCTATCGGCCAACTGAAGAGGAAATAAGAGGTTATTTTGATCCATATGAAAATGTTGTTTGCATGGAATGTCAGCAAGCTGGAGATGATAATCTTATGTTACTTTGTGATATCTGTGATTCCCCTGCACATACTTATTGTGTTGGTCTAGGACGGGAAGTACCTGAAGGTAATTGGTACTGTGAAGGTTGCAGGGCAGCTGATCCTGGATCTTCAAATTCACTAGTACAAGATCCTGTGTTCAATCAGATGACTGTAACTAGCAACTTATCTGCTGGACTCTCTACTGGGGAAGTCCATGTAGAAAGTTCTAATGAGACTTGCCAAAATTCAGTGTCTGTACAAGGTCCTTCTGTTTCCCCAGGAATTGGGGTTGTCCCATCTCCTAGACATGCTTTAGGAGGAGATTTTCAGGCTACATCCCCAGTGACTGGAGCAGGGGCATCAACTCTGTGGGGAAGACGACGAATACGTCATCGGATACACAGCCTTCTTTCCAGCAATAGGATGAATGAAGGAGCTGAAATGGCCAGCAGAAATGATGGGGCTTTACGAAGTGTATTTGGCAACTCTGAACTTGAGCTAGGTGGTGAAACTGATCAAACAACACACCAAAATGCACTAATATCAGAAAGTGCACGGTCCCGTTTTGCAGTTGGTGGGTGTATGGAAGAGGACAGTAATCGTTGTCCAGTGCAAGAGGAGGATGCCTTTGATGCAAGTTTTAGGCATTTGAGTAGACATATCAATGAAGGCCCTAACACTGCCACTTTAAGTGGTTCTGCTGGTGGAACATTATGTGCTGAGGATGCTGAAATCAGTGCAGCATCAGGTCTTTGGCAACTTCACCAGTGCACTGATGCTAGTATTTCTCATAACACATATCGTGATGAGGCTCATTTTCATATGGCAAAAGCTGCGGAGGAACAAAAAGGGGCAAAACAACAATTACAACCGATTGTGAGACACCATTTAAAACGGTTATCTCAACACACACAAATTG ATCGTGGAACTTTCAAGGACATTGCAAGGCATTCTACCCACACCATTTTAGCTGCTTGTGGTCTTGATCACGATAGGAGCATGGCTATCCTGGTTCAGCCACCATCGATATGCCCCCATGTTGAGAGACAAAGTGAGCCAATCAATCAGATGGAGAATTGTTGCTCgtcttgcttcaactcctttgTTGGTGATGTGGTAAGGAGGGTTTTGAACTCAAGGCTGCAGTCTTTAGCGTTCAACAGATGA
- the LOC122667442 gene encoding uncharacterized protein LOC122667442 isoform X2, which produces MGRGGKLIPRRSGKRRSRSKEEGSDDSDEDYILGQDEGKDTSESSDYVSSFAEEDSEEAFDFETVSGGSQEDEEEKMVLGLKSRSVLRDQRKPSFKRSQKRTRISDDDEVDYGYDDEEFLPDGIDLVDGRGRRAVRLNPDKSSSDCIKRSRKRTRASVDYDDNEDDENDDDDDEEFTLDGIDIVDDDEDFQVREKINSRKRVVRKRVSLKGQKRKRKSKAANKPLRKKGRRTKRKSSVSWRQVNNSDDDFIANNRTVKEKTKKKSRRRKKRSAVSYSDSDVVSSGSSDYEYTISEEEREVLREASIFCGNLTICLRSSSLSEQFHVDETSNHQQKKIIPGRKGKVKVEELRIDVGKQVCGICLSEEGKGTIRGTLNCCNHYFCFACILEWSKVESRCPLCKQRFSTISKPANSILGIDLRSVIVRVAKRDQVYRPTEEEIRGYFDPYENVVCMECQQAGDDNLMLLCDICDSPAHTYCVGLGREVPEGNWYCEGCRAADPGSSNSLVQDPVFNQMTVTSNLSAGLSTGEVHVESSNETCQNSVSVQGPSVSPGIGVVPSPRHALGGDFQATSPVTGAGASTLWGRRRIRHRIHSLLSSNRMNEGAEMASRNDGALRSVFGNSELELGGETDQTTHQNALISESARSRFAVGGCMEEDSNRCPVQEEDAFDASFRHLSRHINEGPNTATLSGSAGGTLCAEDAEISAASGLWQLHQCTDASISHNTYRDEAHFHMAKAAEEQKGAKQQLQPIVRHHLKRLSQHTQVDRGTFKDIARHSTHTILAACGLDHDRSMAILVQPPSICPHVERQSEPINQMENCCSSCFNSFVGDVVRRVLNSRLQSLAFNR; this is translated from the exons ATGGGAAGGGGAGGAAAATTAATTCCAAGGCGCAGTGGAAAGAGAAGGTCTCGTTCTAAAGAAGAGGGTTCGGATGATTCTGATGAGGATTACATCTTGGGACAAGATGAAGGAAAAGATACATCTGAGAGCTCCGACTATGTTTCCTCCTTTGCTGAAGAAGATTCGGAAGAAGCTTTTGATTTTGAGACGGTGAGTGGCGGCAGtcaagaagatgaggaagagaaaATGGTTCTTGGATTGAAATCCCGATCGGTTCTTCGAGATCAGAGGAAACCGAGTTTTAAACGTTCACAGAAAAGAACAAGAATTTCTGACGATGATGAAGTTGACTACGGATACGATGACGAGGAATTCTTGCCTGATGGGATCGATCTTGTAGATGGAAGGGGGAGGAGGGCTGTTAGATTGAATCCAGACAAGAGTTCTTCGGATTGTATTAAACGTTCGAGGAAGAGAACCAGGGCATCCGTCGATTACGATGATAACGAAGATGACGAGAACGATGACGACGACGATGAGGAGTTCACTCTGGACGGGATTGatattgttgatgatgatgaggatttTCAGGTCAGGGAAAAGATTAACTCCAGAAAACGTGTTGTACGGAAAAGGGTGTCTCTGAAAGGCcagaagaggaaaaggaaatcTAAGGCTGCAAATAAGCCATTGAGAAAGAAGGGGAGGAGAACCAAGAGGAAGTCGTCAGTTTCGTGGAGGCAAGTTAATAACTCTGATGATGACTTTATAGCTAACAATAGGACGGTAAAGgaaaagactaagaagaaaTCAAGGAGACGAAAGAAGAGATCGGCCGTTTCGTATTCAGATTCGGACGTTGTATCTTCTGGATCTTCGGATTATGAGTACACCATCTCTGAGGAAGAGAGGGAGGTATTGAGAGAAGCCAGCATATTTTGTGGGAATTTGACAATTTGCTTGAGGAGTTCGTCTTTGTCGGAGCAATTTCATGTTGATGAAACTTCAAACCATcagcaaaagaaaataattccTGGACGAAAGGGGAAAGTGAAGGTAGAAGAATTACGGATTGATGTAGGGAAGCAAGTCTGCGGGATCTGCTTGTCTGAAGAAGGAAAGGGGACAATCCGGGGAACATTAAACTGTTGCAATCATTACTTTTGTTTCGCTTGCATATTAGAGTGGTCAAAGGTGGAATCTCGTTGCCCACTGTGTAAACAGAGATTTTCCACCATTAGTAAACCTGCAAATTCCATCTTGGGAATTGATCTAAGGAGTGTGATCGTACGGGTCGCGAAACGGGATCAG GTCTATCGGCCAACTGAAGAGGAAATAAGAGGTTATTTTGATCCATATGAAAATGTTGTTTGCATGGAATGTCAGCAAGCTGGAGATGATAATCTTATGTTACTTTGTGATATCTGTGATTCCCCTGCACATACTTATTGTGTTGGTCTAGGACGGGAAGTACCTGAAGGTAATTGGTACTGTGAAGGTTGCAGGGCAGCTGATCCTGGATCTTCAAATTCACTAGTACAAGATCCTGTGTTCAATCAGATGACTGTAACTAGCAACTTATCTGCTGGACTCTCTACTGGGGAAGTCCATGTAGAAAGTTCTAATGAGACTTGCCAAAATTCAGTGTCTGTACAAGGTCCTTCTGTTTCCCCAGGAATTGGGGTTGTCCCATCTCCTAGACATGCTTTAGGAGGAGATTTTCAGGCTACATCCCCAGTGACTGGAGCAGGGGCATCAACTCTGTGGGGAAGACGACGAATACGTCATCGGATACACAGCCTTCTTTCCAGCAATAGGATGAATGAAGGAGCTGAAATGGCCAGCAGAAATGATGGGGCTTTACGAAGTGTATTTGGCAACTCTGAACTTGAGCTAGGTGGTGAAACTGATCAAACAACACACCAAAATGCACTAATATCAGAAAGTGCACGGTCCCGTTTTGCAGTTGGTGGGTGTATGGAAGAGGACAGTAATCGTTGTCCAGTGCAAGAGGAGGATGCCTTTGATGCAAGTTTTAGGCATTTGAGTAGACATATCAATGAAGGCCCTAACACTGCCACTTTAAGTGGTTCTGCTGGTGGAACATTATGTGCTGAGGATGCTGAAATCAGTGCAGCATCAGGTCTTTGGCAACTTCACCAGTGCACTGATGCTAGTATTTCTCATAACACATATCGTGATGAGGCTCATTTTCATATGGCAAAAGCTGCGGAGGAACAAAAAGGGGCAAAACAACAATTACAACCGATTGTGAGACACCATTTAAAACGGTTATCTCAACACACACAA gtagATCGTGGAACTTTCAAGGACATTGCAAGGCATTCTACCCACACCATTTTAGCTGCTTGTGGTCTTGATCACGATAGGAGCATGGCTATCCTGGTTCAGCCACCATCGATATGCCCCCATGTTGAGAGACAAAGTGAGCCAATCAATCAGATGGAGAATTGTTGCTCgtcttgcttcaactcctttgTTGGTGATGTGGTAAGGAGGGTTTTGAACTCAAGGCTGCAGTCTTTAGCGTTCAACAGATGA
- the LOC122668673 gene encoding L10-interacting MYB domain-containing protein-like has protein sequence MGVRAQPSNERLRTNWTPEMDRYFIDLMLEQVQMGNRIDDHLFSKRAWGHMTALFNAKFRFQYEKNVLKNRHKTLRNLYRAIRNLLEQSGFSWDETREMVIAENHVWDDYIKEHPEARSYRMKTVSYYSDLSVMYSKTTTGGTEGTDKHSDDDIILDNNSSARQELESLNSLASPIECDDLVDNMLELSQFSMNTDITDQQNSSSTWRRSACKDTVNHLPEITTATAPVANEKEQKINSVSTENVFEALQPVPDISDPTVTNRSRTYWQPPMDRYFIDLMLDQVHQGNQNDGLFRKQAWMIMIANFNAKFGFKYDIEVLKNRYKSLRRQYSVLRSILDHNGFVWDDTRKMVTADDYVWQDYIKAHPYARQYMTRPVPYYNDLCMICRDLTVDGGNNCSGNDMGRISKVEISKESRNLQSPAVSVAQEDLVDYLQDSSSHLGGDIDASDQKNKCRFRASSTSQHSKKVRRSNCGGMMEAIREMASAVTSLADKNKENNNCNSVSIENVIEAVQAVPELDEELLLDACDFLEDEKMAKTFLALDVKLRKRWLVRKLRP, from the exons ATGGGCGTCCGGGCCCAACCCAGCAATGAAAGGCTGAGAACTAACTGGACACCAGAAATGGATCGTTACTTCATTGATCTTATGCTAGAGCAAGTTCAGATGGGGAATAGGATTGATGATCATTTATTCAGCAAAAGAGCATGGGGGCACATGACAGCATTGTTCAATGCAAAATTCAGATTTCAATATGAAAAGAATGTACTGAAGAATCGGCACAAAACATTGAGGAATCTGTACAGAGCTATAAGGAATCTTCTTGAGCAGAGTGGGTTCAGCTGGGATGAAACACGGGAAATGGTGATCGCTGAAAACCATGTTTGGGATGACTATATCAAG GAACACCCTGAGGCTCGATCATACAGAATGAAAACAGTGTCATACTATAGTGATTTGAGTGTGATGTATAGTAAAACAACCACAGGTGGAACAGAAGGAACTGATAAACATTCGGATGATGATATAATCCTTGACAATAATAGCTCAGCAAGGCAAGAATTGGAGTCCCTAAATTCTCTGGCTTCTCCCATCGAATGTGATGATCTGGTTGACAATATGCTGGAATTGTCACAATTCAGTATGAATACAGATATAACTGATCAACAGAACTCATCAAGTACTTGGCGAAGAAGCGCTTGCAAGGACACTGTTAATCATCTCCCTGAGATCACTACTGCAACTGCACCTGTTGCGAATGAGAAGGAACAGAAGATCAACTCTGTCTCAACAGAAAACGTTTTTGAAGCACTTCAGCCTGTACCAGATATATCAGACCCCACTGTTACTAATCGTTCAAGGACTTACTGGCAACCACCAATGGACCGTTATTTCATTGACCTTATGCTGGACCAAGTACATCAAGGGAACCAGAATGATGGTCTGTTCCGCAAACAAGCATGGATGATTATGATTGCAAACTTTAACGCAAAGTTTGGCTTTAAATATGACATTGAGGTACTGAAAAACCGTTACAAATCATTGAGGAGGCAATACTCTGTTTTAAGGAGTATCCTTGACCATAATGGTTTTGTCTGGGATGACACACGAAAGATGGTGACAGCTGATGACTATGTTTGGCAGGATTATATCAAG GCACACCCTTATGCGCGGCAATACATGACTCGACCTGTGCCCTACTATAATGATTTGTGCATGATATGTAGAGATCTAACTGTCGATGGAGGAAACAATTGTTCTGGTAATGACATGGGGAGAATCTCTAAAGTGGAGATTAGCAAAGAGTCTAGAAATCTTCAGTCTCCAGCTGTATCTGTTGCACAAGAAGATCTAGTTGACTATTTGCAGGACTCGTCATCTCATTTGGGTGGGGATATAGATGCATCTGACCAAAAGAACAAATGTCGATTCAGGGCATCATCAACGTCACAACATTCTAAAAAAGTTCGGAGAAGCAATTGTGGGGGTATGATGGAAGCTATTCGTGAGATGGCATCTGCAGTTACGTCGTTAGCAGATAAGAACAAAGAGAACAATAACTGCAACTCTGTCTCAATAGAGAATGTCATTGAAGCAGTTCAGGCTGTACCAGAATTGGATGAAGAACTCTTATTGGATGCTTGtgattttttggaggatgaaAAAATGGCCAAGACATTTTTGGCCCTAGATGTCAAACTAAGAAAGAGGTGGCTGGTAAGGAAACTTCGTCCATAG